The nucleotide sequence TGCAATAGCCTCTAAAGTAGGCGGATCTATCAATCCTCGAACGACGAACGCCGAGGATCCAAGATAGTCTCCTTTATTGTTCCTACACACAGCCGCGACTGCTCCAACTCCTCGAGAAACCGCGGCGTCCACATTGATTTTGGCGCAGCCCGGTGTTGCCGGAATCCATCTTCTCGGTACTGCACTCTTTGGTCTGATCACATGGTCCTGAACTTTGTTCTTCTCCTGTTCTAGCTCTGAGATGAAATGTGTGATGAACATATATGTCGACAGAGGGCTTTGATTTATTCCTTCATGTATTAGCTTTCTTCTCGCCGACCAAATGGCCCAAAGGGTGACTGCTACTGTGATGAACTTTTCATGTGAAAGTTGCTCGATCATGGTAAATAACCACCTTCTTGCGTTTTGTTCGGTGTTGCTCTGAAGTTCATCGATCAATTCTTGATCAACTAGTGACCAAACACAGCAAGCAGCAATACACTCCAGGAGACTGTGCTTCCACGAGTCCGGAGTCCCACAAATAGCACACGTGCAGCTCGTAGTCATATTCCGGTGCATCCTGACATCTTCCGTTGGGATAGACTGGCGCGCAAGCCTCCACAAAAATACCCGGATTTTAGCCGGAACTGTGGTCTTCCATAGTCGGACCCAAGCGAGCTCATCCTCTCGGCGGTTAGACGCAGCCGGGCATGACTCCAACCAGTCCTCCCTTCTCTTCTTGGTTTCAACTATCATGCGATAACACAACCGTACACTAAAGATGCCCGATTTCTCATACATCCAGGACCAATAATCCGCCACGTTCCTAATGCAGATCGGAATCTGAAAGATTGCCTGTGCATCAAAAGGCAGAAAAACCTGATTCACCCGCTCCATATTCCAGCGTGCATTTCCTGAGTCAATCAACTCAGCCACTAGTTGGGGTGGATCTAGGATTCTAGAGACGAGTGGTCTCATTAACTCAGCCCGCGGGATCCAATTTGTGCTCCATATTTCCGTCTCTGATTCGTCCCCAATTCGCCTAATCAGGCCCTGCTTCATAATATCCCTTCCTTCCAGAATAGCCCTCCAAACCTGAGATGGATGGCTTCCGATATTTGCATCAAGGATTGAGCTGTTTGGGAAGTATATTGCTTTTAGAATTCGAGCACTAAGAGAATCCGGAGAGACCAAGATCCTCCAAGATTGCCGAGCTAGGAGAACCAAGTTAAAAAGTTCAAAATTGCGAAAGCCAAGACCACCCATATACCTTGGCATTGTCATACTATCCCAAGACACCCAATGGGGTTTCCTTTTCCCTTGTTTGCTGCCCCACCAAAAGGCTCTTATGGCTGAGGTTAACTTTTCACATAGTCCTCGAGGAAGTTTGAAACAATACATCGAGAAGACCGGAATGGCTTGTGCAACCGATTTGATAAGAACATCCTTCCCCGCAGCTGAGAGTGACTTCTCCATCCATCCTCTCATCTTGTTCCATAAGCGATCAATAAGATACTTGAACGCTCCATTCTTGGATGAACCTATGTCTGTAGGCAGCCCCAAATATTTCTCACTAAGTTGTTCATTGGGAACTTGCAAGACTTGTTTCACCTGCTGTCTCACTGATTCTGGACATCCGTTGCTGAAGAAACATGACGATTTGTCCCTGTTTACTCTTTGACCAGAAGCCCTTGCATAAGTCTCCAATAAGAGAGAAACTTCTTCCGCCCTTTCCGAATTTGCTTTAAAAAACAGCAGGCTATATCTGACTCGGGCCGGCCAGCTCGCGGGCAGCCACAACCTCGTACTTTTTcatgttttttctttttgttttttgcctttccttttacttttgtttatacttataaatattctaaatatatatatcACAAAAAACATTGTACATacagtttttgaaaagaaaatctagcattttaaaaatgttaaatgtgcattcAAAAATGTTTCTTATGTATATGACAAAATGTTTACAAAAATGCACAATGTATatgaaaaaagttgatcatgtatttaaaatttTTAATCAAACATTTGAATTTTTATCATGAATcagaaaatgttaatcatatattttaAAAAGCTAAACCGTGCAAATCGATCTTTATGTGCACGAAATATCAACATGAATGAAATAACTAAACCAAAGGAGtgacaaggttggaaaaagcggttggcgtaagcgaggcggttggccttcgcctagtgcctaggcagtgcctaagcgccctaggcgtggcctaggcggtaatatagtttttactcgtagtgtctttgtgattattatatgggtgttgatattagtttagggcatataaataagttgaTTACCATCTACTGTCATTGAAATATAACCCGTTTTGCATATTAGTGcggtatgtggcatgatttcttactTGGGTAAATAGTTCCTTGCTTGCCTGCCTAGACCTctatttatgccctaggcgaggcgtttggccactGCCTAGCgtctaggcgtgcctaagcgcctcctaggcactgccttttccaacagagggaGTGAGGTATGTGTCATATATATAATAATCAATCAAACACTAATAGCATGAAAGGTCTGAGAAAGATCAACTAAATTCTTTAGGGCCTCCAAATTTTTAACCAAGCTCTCCTTgctaggcaagcttggcaactcaTAGTGTTCCCTAACAGTCTATGTGCAAGGGTTATGAAGGCTAAATGTTATCCCGGGGTTGATTTGCTACACAGCATTTATTCGAAATGCATAAGGCATCATGAATGGtttggagttgttgaagaaagggGTGTATGATGTATTTGTAACGGCCATAGTATTCGCACATGGAGGGACAATTGGATCCTGAGAGGAAATCTCAAAATTAACATAAACCCAACAAAATCACATATTCGATTGGTGATACCCATACTTGGAAGGAGGACAAGGTCAAACAATTTTTCATGCCTCAAGATGAACAAGATATCCTTAGCATTCGACTTCCAAACTATGATGAGAAAGACTACATGTCTACATTGCTTGGCAACAAAAGAAAGGCTTGTTCACAGTGTGAAGCACATCCAAATTAGCTAGATGCAAAGCAACCGGAAACAGTTGGTCCGAGCAACATGAAGATATATGAAATTCCATTTGTACAATAACCAGAGCATTTTTCAGGTACTTTCGACCGTGATTTATCTCCATATATTAATGATCCCACATCATCTAAAAAGTAATTGCTCCACCTCAAGGAGCTCACAACCAACTCCTAGAATAAAGATGAGCTACTATCAAACAGGCGATCTATCTAACAAGGGATGAAGGATTGAAGGATCCGTGCCCATAACTGAAATCTAGCATGTGTCCCGAGCAGATTTCAACCGACTTACCCTCTTAACTGACAATTAGCATGATGTCACGACGATTATGAGCACATGAGATCACTAGAAGAATCAAACCAGTAGCCAGAACCCGGAGAAAGAATATGCAGCTTGCAACAACCACGTGATGAACGCCAGGACGACCGAAAGCGTGAACTGCCGGCAGGCCAGCCGCGAGTATGCCGCGCAGAAGTTCACATCCCGCATGAAGAAAATTGTCAGGCTCGCGGAAGCACAGGCTGCTGAGAACATGAAAATTGCCACGACCTGCAATGCATTCACAATTGATGTGTTCACTCAGATAGATCTTTGCCTTGGCTCAGTGGTTAGGCATGCGGTTGTGCAGTctaacgacccgagttcaattcctaaaattgacaggtgatgcacaggggttttcctcatttattgaggatcaagtttggtGTGTATGATGAAACcactcatcaaaaaatatcttgatgcttatttaaaaaattctgaggaccatgtttatcttggtactcatactaaaatgaccgtatgcatccctagttggtgcagaggccgggaaagtgaaattctcccccattTTAAAAGGATTTTCTTACTCGGTTCCCTCGAATACCCTTCCCTCTCCCCTCCTGAGTCGCCCCCCGCGTGGGCGGCCGGGAGGCCCCCAGACCCCGTCGGCCGGCCctcccccactcctcctcctcctccctcgccgccacccAAGGGCGCGGCCAGACGAAACCTGGTCGTCGCCGGCAGCGGCGGGGACTCGGGCCCTCTCGCTCGCGTGGGGCTGGCGCGGGCCGGCGCCCCCgggccggagcgtggcggcgggccGGACGCCACgacgggtggtggcggcggcgacttcGCTCCCGCGCGGCAGGAGGCCTCGCGACCTGGTGTGTCGCGGTCGCCAGGGACGGCGACGGCGTGACCGGATCGGTTCACGGCGGCACGGCCGGATCTATGCCCGAGCGTGGGCCTTGACCGCTGGTTTTCCGTCGGCACGGTGGCGGGTGCAACTTGTCGGCAGCTGGGCAGATCCACCGGGATTCTACCCTTGTCTGATCCTTGACAGCGCGGAcatctccgggggaaaccctagatctcctttGGATCGAGTGATGACTGCGATTTTGCGTCGTAGTCCCTCTttagggcatcgttttggagtttaCTCCAGTTGAAGGGACCAGCGCCGTCGGTGGCGCACGTCTGGTGgagcaactgccgatgaaaatcgcgccgactacggtcatggcggacgatgacggcgtcttagatgtcgtttccttgtcgaggcatcctcgttgcagtctgcgtcatcaggctcgggatgctccgggggaaaccctagatctgggtctttcggatcggacgatgatggcgttttatcgctttccctcctgggggcatcgttttggagcaagtgatggCTAGGGGGGTGGTGGAGCGGTACCtcatctcacacattgatggcggcggagatcggcggcatggcgctgtggaggctcggcgtccaatgcgcggagatggactcgcgcaggaggaggtagctgtctggcgtcatggtgacgtcgatggcagagtggccagataaggtagaagcctcaatataaTCTGAAGGCGGACCTgtggaagatgacggcgacgacacacgagtgcgtctgaccggattgtgccccagacccggtatgtggctcggctggggcttctggcTTTTGATATTAGGCTTAGGTGAGTTGTTTGGGTAGTGGCTcagctagcatcccttcatcatatggataggagtagcggcatatgttgtcaagatggtggattcaggtatATTGTTTGTAATACTTTGTTAGGTcgtcgagaataatcaataaaatggcagtatgcatctcctagatgtagAGGCCGagagtcatcctccttttctaaaaaaataaaaaataaaaagatagACCTTTGCTAGCTTAAGGTTACAATAATTGCTCGAGTAAAAAAATGATTTCAGAGGGTATTTGGACTGTGCTTGTAAGATGTAACAACTTTCGCTGAGAGAAATGACAGCCATTAGTTCTAACAGGAAACAAGAACCTTCGATAAACTATACCGTTGGTTAACCAAAAAGTCAGGCAAAACATATTGATTGTTAAAATTTCTTGCTCAAATGGACAATTTGGCAAAGTTTAATGGAGCGCTTGGCAAACAAATCTCTTTAAGGCTACCTTATTCTCATGGAGGGAGGCAGAACAAGAACTTGGCCAATAGAAAAGCATGAGTTGCACTTAACCTGAATTTCTTTTTTTCGTAAGAACTATTGATAAAAAAATTTGGCTTCAATTGCTTCAGTGCATGCCTTCAGTTAATTCATACGTAGCTCAGGGACAATTGAAGAGACAAATTGAACGACTTACCCAGTCAACCATAACAATGATCAATAGATTATCCCGGGTGTGAAGGTCCTTTTTATTCCTTAGAGCAAAGATATCCTTATAAGCAAGGCCCAAGCTCCACAAAAGCTGCAGGATCAACGCTAGATTCATGTAGCTGAAATAAAGGGAGACAAGATTACACTCGTTAGATGATGTCAACAAATCATACTTGAGTTCATAGTCTCAATGACATGAACTTGATGTGACAAATATAAATCATTGGGGCGCACCAGCACACTTGTTGACACATAAAACCTATCTTTTAACCATTCTAATAAAATATTATCATGGGAGGAAAAACTGCAGGTTAAATGAAAAACATATGGCTTCCTTACACATACATTCACAAAAGCACATACACAAAGAAAACATGTCCAATATTCCGGTTCCATTTTTGAACAAGTATGGTGTTTGAGCTTGGAACTAATCCCGGCCCCTCAACATCCCAGGTCCGAGTTCCCCATGACTAGACACTTCTTCTTTGGTACAACCCTCCTAAACACATTGACGGACCAGGTCAgtaaactgggccggcccagcaacgatCTATTTCTAGTGGTTTTATAGTGAAAGAGTGAAAAATCCTAAAAGTAAATTTGCCACATCAGGAATCGAGCCAGGACCTCCCTCAAACACACAAACGAGCAGAACCACTAGGATCATCGAGCTTTCTTGGCTAACTAACTGCGCAGAGATTTAAGAACATGACCAGCGACATATTTGAACTTTTTTCTAGAAATTTGATTGTGACTTTTTTAAATGCGAATATTTTTCGCAATTGTAAATAAAATTTTGAAAGTGCATACAAATTTTTAAACTCCAATTTTTCTAAAAAATGGTACTTTATAATTTCGAATttcttttgaaaacacaaacaatttgAAAATCTAAAGTATTTTGAAACATGACCATtttgtaattttttttgaaaaaattgaataaaaaaatacatatgttgaacatttttaaaaatttgtgacaTTGAAGTACAAGAAGGCGCTGTAGTTGGAGTAGCCGAAGCCGGAGACCATGGAGAAGGTGGACGCGGCGGCGCAGACGGACTGCGACAGCCGCAGCGCCATGCCGCTCCATGTCCCCGGGCTCTCCACTACGCGCTTCATCCCCTGCTCTGCTCTGCTCGCTGCGGAGAGGTGAGGCGGAGAAGCCGATGGAGTCCTGGCTAGCTCGCTAGGCAGGATCTGTGGCGCTTGTTGCGTGCGCAGTGCGCTTAGCTCGTGTGTGGGGTGGGAAAGGAAAGGTGATGGCTGTGAGCGGGAGGTGGCTGTAGCACTTGTTATGTGCGCTTGGCTTGGTGTTGGGGGAGACGAGATGGGAAAGGTGATGGCAGAACAGGAACCAGGATGAGATGGTGGTGGGGTACCGCTGCCTGCCTGGTGTTTTTTGAGATGCAGAGTGAAATGCAAATGGAACGCAAGTAATAACTGAGCTGAGCATCCACCATGTGGTGTGTGTACCTCTGCTAGCTATAGCATCAGGAAATTTCGTGGTAGCTTCCTTCCTTGACCACATCATCTTAGTATATGTGTGTCAAAACTATGAGGAAGCGTTAAACCCTTTGCTCGGGCCGCATTGTATTATATAGAAGGTATGCCGTGGCTTATAAGGAAGGGATCAATCGAGAGAAGAGATAGATCAATGCCCGGTTGGTTACAGAGAGGAATAACAGAAGAGGAGATAAGAGAAGATTACAAGTTTAAACTACTCGTATCTCTTTACAACTTATTCTAACATTCCCCCTCAATCTGAACCGAATAAACTTTACCAAGGTTAAGATTGTTCTTGAACTCATTCAATCTTCCTGTAGTAAGAGGTTTTGTAAAGCCatcagcaagttgatcaccagttGGAATAAAACGAATATCAAGTAGCTTCCGAGCtgctctttctctgacaaagtgaaaatcaactTCAATATGTTTGGTGCGTGCATGGAAAACATGATTAGCTGAGAAATAggttgcaccaatattatcacaccataatCTCGCAGCTTGTGGAGTCTTGATCCCAAGCTCATATAGCAAAGTTTGTATCTACATTACCTCAGCTGTAGCATTAGCCAGTGCTTTAtactcagcctctgtacttgaTCTAGAGACAGTTGCctgttttcttgcactccatgacacaagaTTTGTTCCCAGAAATACAGCAAAACCACCTGTGGACCTTCTGTCATCAGCACATCCtacccagtctgcatcagagtatgcagTAACAAGCATAGACAATGACTTGGTAATCTGAAGTCCAAGACCTTCTGAATATTTAAGATACATCAAAATCCTTTTTACTGCAGTCCAATGAGTTGTTCTAGGTGCATGCAAATATTGACATACCTTATTAACAGAATAAGAAATGTCAGGACGAGTAAGAGTCAAATATTGCAGAGCACCAACAACACTCCTGTACTTTGTTGAATCTTCTGGTCCAAGCACCTCTCCACTCTCAACTGTAAGTTTTTCTGAAGTTGAGATTGATGTACTCACAGGTTTACAATTTTCCAATCCTACTCTCCTGAGTATGCCAGTGGTGTACTTTTCTTGTGTAAGAAGTATACCATTCTTTATTGGATTAACTTCTATACCAAGAAAATAATGTAGATCACCCAAGTCCTTGAGAGCAAACTCCAACTTCAGATCTTTAAGCAGACAAGTGGTAGCATGTGCACTGGAACTGgccacaattatatcatcaacatagacaagcacaaAAATAGTGATATTATCTCTATGATAAAAGAACAATGAGGTATCTGCTTTAGATGGTGTGAAACCAAGTCATTGTAGTTGCATATTCAACCTTGAGTACCAAGCTCTTGGGGCTTGTTTCAACCCATACAAAGCTTTATCCAACTTACAGACATAGTGTGGTACACTTCGGTCCTCATATTCTGGTGGTTGCCGCATGaatacttcttcctcaagaacaccatgaagaaacgcgttctgaacatctagctggcGTAAACTCCATCCTCTAGAAACAGCAATAGACAGTACAAGCCGAATAGTAGCAGACTTAACAACAGGACTAAATGTATCTTCATAATCAATACCAAACCTCTGTTTGAAACCTTTAGCAACTAGTCTAGCCTTGTCTCTGTCTATGCT is from Triticum aestivum cultivar Chinese Spring chromosome 3A, IWGSC CS RefSeq v2.1, whole genome shotgun sequence and encodes:
- the LOC123063333 gene encoding CASP-like protein 5B3, coding for MKRVVESPGTWSGMALRLSQSVCAAASTFSMVSGFGYSNYSAFFYMNLALILQLLWSLGLAYKDIFALRNKKDLHTRDNLLIIVMVDWVVAIFMFSAACASASLTIFFMRDVNFCAAYSRLACRQFTLSVVLAFITWLLQAAYSFSGFWLLV